The following proteins are encoded in a genomic region of Streptomyces sp. NBC_01723:
- a CDS encoding EamA family transporter, translating into MKSTQSGLTVALTALAPAVWGSTYLITTELLPPDRPLLATTVRTLPGGLFLLALGRKIPVGVWWWRALVLGVLNIGAFNFLLFVAAYRLPGGIAAVIMSAQPMFVVILAAFFLGDRIRVVHALACVMGTGGVVLLVFDGAGSLDTAGVLAAVGGALCMASGIVLTKRWGRPEGVGLLTFTGWQLTAGGLVLLPCWLSLEDLPDRLTGSNVIGFAHLIVFGAVLSYIVWFRGIERLPAVAVSFLALGSPVVATLLGHLVMEQTPSVLQIAGMAVIFLAVMLGRPRPPEPKSEETPSAPARATDSHLPAP; encoded by the coding sequence ATGAAGAGCACGCAGAGCGGGCTCACGGTGGCCCTGACAGCCCTGGCTCCGGCCGTCTGGGGCAGCACCTACCTGATCACCACCGAGTTGCTGCCACCGGACCGGCCGCTCCTGGCGACCACCGTGCGGACCCTGCCCGGCGGCCTGTTCCTGCTGGCCCTCGGCCGGAAGATTCCGGTCGGCGTCTGGTGGTGGCGCGCGCTGGTGCTGGGCGTGCTGAACATCGGCGCCTTCAACTTCCTGCTCTTCGTCGCGGCCTACCGGCTTCCGGGCGGAATCGCCGCCGTGATCATGTCCGCACAGCCCATGTTCGTCGTGATCCTCGCCGCCTTCTTCCTCGGTGACAGGATCAGAGTCGTCCACGCCCTGGCCTGCGTGATGGGCACCGGGGGCGTTGTGCTGCTCGTCTTCGATGGAGCGGGGTCGCTCGACACCGCCGGAGTGCTCGCCGCAGTCGGCGGAGCCCTGTGCATGGCCTCGGGCATCGTCCTGACCAAACGGTGGGGCCGGCCGGAAGGTGTCGGCCTGCTCACGTTCACCGGATGGCAACTCACGGCAGGCGGCCTGGTCCTGCTGCCCTGCTGGCTGTCGCTGGAAGACCTGCCCGACCGTCTCACCGGATCCAACGTCATCGGGTTCGCCCACCTCATCGTCTTCGGCGCGGTCCTGAGCTACATCGTCTGGTTCCGCGGCATCGAGCGCCTGCCGGCCGTGGCGGTCTCCTTCCTCGCGCTGGGCAGCCCGGTCGTGGCGACCCTGCTGGGCCACCTCGTCATGGAACAGACACCGTCCGTCCTCCAGATCGCCGGCATGGCCGTCATCTTCCTGGCGGTCATGCTCGGCCGGCCGCGCCCACCCGAACCGAAGTCCGAGGAGACCCCCTCGGCTCCGGCCCGTGCCACCGACTCGCACCTCCCCGCGCCATGA
- a CDS encoding type 1 glutamine amidotransferase, which produces MPRVLVVQNHAGGGPGRLGDWLVAEGLSLDVVHAYAGAPLPRRAEHEGVVVLGGGYLPDDDERAPWLAPTRAVVAEAVERGAAVFGICLGGQLLARVAGGTVRGDHGEPEFGSTPLSLRSEAGDDPLLRGLPSRVTAVEHHKDAVTSLPPGATWLMESERCPYQAFRVGERAWGVQFHPEAGADRVRAWDAGRLRARGLDPVELSRRAERDEPAAEAVWHEVARRFAAVVGA; this is translated from the coding sequence ATGCCGCGGGTGCTCGTGGTGCAGAACCATGCCGGTGGCGGGCCGGGCCGGCTCGGTGACTGGCTGGTCGCGGAGGGGCTCTCGCTGGACGTGGTCCACGCTTACGCCGGTGCGCCACTCCCCCGGCGTGCGGAGCACGAGGGCGTGGTGGTGCTCGGCGGCGGCTATCTGCCCGACGACGACGAGCGGGCGCCCTGGCTCGCGCCGACCCGCGCGGTGGTCGCGGAGGCGGTGGAGCGGGGTGCCGCCGTGTTCGGGATCTGTCTGGGCGGGCAGTTGCTCGCCCGGGTCGCCGGTGGGACCGTGCGGGGCGACCACGGCGAACCGGAGTTCGGGAGCACGCCGCTGAGCCTGCGGTCCGAGGCCGGGGACGATCCGCTCCTGCGGGGGCTGCCGTCACGGGTGACGGCGGTCGAGCACCACAAGGACGCCGTCACCTCCCTGCCGCCCGGCGCCACCTGGCTGATGGAGAGCGAGCGGTGCCCGTACCAGGCGTTCCGCGTCGGTGAGCGGGCGTGGGGCGTGCAGTTCCATCCCGAGGCCGGGGCGGACCGGGTCCGGGCGTGGGACGCCGGGCGGCTCCGGGCGAGAGGACTGGACCCGGTGGAGCTGTCCCGCCGGGCGGAGCGCGACGAGCCCGCGGCCGAGGCGGTCTGGCACGAGGTCGCCCGGCGCTTCGCCGCGGTCGTCGGGGCGTGA
- a CDS encoding lipid II:glycine glycyltransferase FemX, with the protein MSRHVKVISREEHLRFVAARPSVSHLQTPAWGDVKPDWRAESLGWFDEDGTLVGAGLVLMRPLPRLRRCLAYLPEGPVIDWGAADLEGLLEPMLAHLRSRGAFSVKMGPPVVARRWSADAVKAAIADPGARRLGDVEATVREAGADEIAGRLRGMGWRRAEAGSEDAFAVGQPRYVCQVPLAGRSLEDVHNGLNQQWRRNIKKAEKAGVKVVRGDQEDLGAFHELYVETAERDRFVPRPLDYFRRMWTALTAEDPDRMRLYLAHHDGEVLAAATMLTVGEHVWYSYGASTARRREVQPSSALQWRMMCDAHEGGAAVYDFRGITDTLDEDNHLLGLVRFKVGAGGQAVEYLGEWDYPLNRVLHKALSLYMSRR; encoded by the coding sequence ATGAGCCGGCACGTGAAGGTGATCAGCCGCGAGGAACACCTGCGTTTCGTCGCGGCCCGGCCGTCCGTGAGCCATCTCCAGACCCCCGCGTGGGGAGACGTGAAACCCGACTGGCGTGCCGAGAGCCTGGGCTGGTTCGACGAGGACGGCACTCTCGTGGGCGCCGGGCTGGTGCTGATGCGGCCGTTGCCGAGGCTGCGTCGCTGTCTGGCGTACCTGCCCGAGGGCCCGGTCATCGACTGGGGCGCCGCGGACCTGGAGGGCCTGCTGGAGCCGATGCTCGCCCATCTGCGCTCGCGGGGCGCCTTCTCGGTGAAGATGGGCCCCCCGGTGGTGGCCCGGCGCTGGAGCGCGGACGCGGTGAAGGCCGCGATCGCCGACCCGGGAGCCCGGCGCCTCGGTGATGTGGAGGCCACGGTGCGGGAGGCCGGGGCGGACGAGATCGCGGGACGACTGCGCGGGATGGGCTGGCGGCGCGCCGAAGCGGGCAGCGAGGACGCCTTCGCGGTGGGCCAGCCGCGCTACGTCTGCCAGGTGCCGCTCGCGGGTCGGTCGCTGGAGGATGTGCACAACGGCCTCAACCAGCAGTGGCGCCGCAACATCAAGAAGGCGGAGAAGGCGGGCGTGAAGGTGGTCCGGGGCGACCAGGAGGACCTGGGCGCGTTCCACGAGCTGTACGTCGAGACCGCGGAACGGGACCGGTTCGTCCCGCGGCCGCTCGACTACTTCCGGCGCATGTGGACCGCGCTGACGGCCGAGGACCCTGACCGTATGCGTCTCTACCTCGCCCATCACGACGGGGAGGTGCTGGCCGCGGCCACCATGCTGACCGTCGGGGAACACGTCTGGTACTCCTACGGCGCGTCCACCGCCCGCCGGCGCGAGGTGCAGCCCAGCAGCGCCCTGCAGTGGCGGATGATGTGCGACGCCCACGAAGGGGGCGCGGCCGTCTACGACTTCCGCGGCATCACCGACACCCTGGACGAGGACAACCACCTGCTGGGACTGGTGCGGTTCAAGGTCGGCGCGGGCGGGCAGGCGGTCGAGTACCTCGGCGAGTGGGACTACCCGCTCAACAGGGTGCTGCACAAGGCTCTGAGTCTGTACATGTCGCGCAGGTGA
- a CDS encoding lysozyme produces MRRPIAVASSHSRLLTTGVLLASQSLLLTLSAVPATAGDAGSPVRGTAYMGRGVLAHEGVQGRPVETRASQIEGVDVSSHQGNVAWSTLWKSGVKWAYVKATEGTSYRNPYFAQQYGGSYDTGMIRGAYHFATPDTSGGKAQADYFVDHGGAWSKDGKTLPGVLDIEYNPYGATCYGKTKAQMVSWIKSFVDRYEARTGREAAIYTSTNWWTQCTGNSSAFGANNPLWVARYASSVGALPAGWDFHTMWQYTSTGKTVGDHNKFNGSLDRVKALAKG; encoded by the coding sequence ATGCGCAGACCCATAGCCGTGGCTTCAAGCCACTCACGCCTGCTCACGACAGGCGTGCTCCTCGCCTCCCAGTCACTCCTGCTGACCCTGTCGGCGGTCCCCGCGACCGCCGGAGACGCCGGGTCACCCGTCCGCGGTACCGCCTACATGGGCCGGGGTGTCCTCGCCCACGAAGGTGTCCAGGGGCGGCCCGTCGAAACCCGCGCCAGTCAGATCGAGGGCGTGGACGTCTCCAGCCACCAGGGCAACGTCGCCTGGTCGACCCTGTGGAAGAGCGGGGTCAAGTGGGCCTATGTGAAGGCCACCGAGGGGACCTCCTACCGCAACCCGTACTTCGCCCAGCAGTACGGCGGCTCCTACGACACCGGCATGATCCGCGGCGCGTACCACTTCGCGACCCCGGACACCTCCGGCGGCAAGGCCCAGGCCGACTACTTCGTCGACCACGGCGGCGCCTGGTCGAAGGACGGCAAGACCCTGCCGGGCGTCCTCGACATCGAGTACAACCCGTACGGGGCGACCTGTTACGGAAAGACCAAGGCCCAGATGGTGAGCTGGATCAAGAGCTTCGTGGACCGGTACGAGGCGCGCACCGGGCGCGAGGCCGCCATCTACACCTCCACCAACTGGTGGACGCAGTGCACCGGCAACTCCAGCGCCTTCGGCGCGAACAACCCACTGTGGGTGGCCCGGTACGCCTCGTCCGTGGGGGCCCTGCCGGCGGGCTGGGACTTCCACACGATGTGGCAGTACACCTCGACCGGAAAGACCGTCGGGGACCACAACAAGTTCAACGGATCGCTGGACCGCGTCAAGGCCCTGGCCAAGGGCTGA
- a CDS encoding PRC-barrel domain-containing protein — MFEAENIRDWRGQDVVDHDGRKIGTLESIYFDTLTDRPAFATVTVGLPTRRRLVFVPVEKATVGPGYVKVTYDKSLVKDAPGIDQDGELAAEEEGAVFEHYKLPYEQGSRGERRLGRR, encoded by the coding sequence ATGTTTGAAGCCGAAAACATTCGTGACTGGCGCGGCCAGGACGTCGTCGACCACGACGGCCGCAAGATCGGGACTCTCGAGTCCATCTACTTCGACACGCTGACCGACCGCCCGGCGTTCGCGACGGTCACGGTCGGGCTGCCGACCCGGCGTCGTCTCGTCTTCGTGCCGGTGGAGAAGGCCACCGTCGGACCGGGCTATGTGAAGGTGACCTACGACAAGTCGCTGGTCAAGGACGCCCCGGGGATCGATCAGGACGGTGAGCTCGCGGCCGAGGAGGAGGGCGCGGTCTTCGAGCACTACAAGCTGCCGTACGAGCAGGGCAGCCGAGGCGAACGGCGGCTCGGCCGGCGCTGA
- a CDS encoding RNA polymerase sigma factor SigF — protein sequence MATTTAQATHTTTDMPEITDPSKVAPKDARELSKLFFEQLTVLEEGTPEYQYARNTLIEMNMSLVRFAAGRFRSRGPEEMEDIVQVGMIGLIKAIDRFELTREVEFTSFAVPYIVGEIKRFFRDTSWAVHVPRRLQEARVQLARATEELRSRLGRNPTTQELSELMSLPEDEVVEARLAANGYNSASLDAAINGSEDGESALADFIGTDDAALALVDDFHALAPMIAQLDERDRQIIHWRFVEELTQKDIGERLGVSQMHVSRLISRLLGRLREGMLSTT from the coding sequence ATGGCGACGACGACCGCACAGGCGACGCACACCACCACGGACATGCCGGAGATCACGGACCCGTCCAAGGTGGCGCCCAAGGACGCGCGGGAGTTGTCGAAGCTCTTCTTCGAGCAGCTCACGGTGCTGGAGGAAGGCACTCCCGAATACCAGTACGCCCGCAACACCCTGATCGAGATGAACATGTCCCTCGTCCGCTTCGCGGCCGGCCGGTTCCGCAGCCGCGGCCCGGAGGAGATGGAGGACATCGTCCAGGTCGGCATGATCGGCCTGATCAAGGCGATCGACCGGTTCGAGCTCACCCGTGAGGTCGAGTTCACCTCGTTCGCCGTGCCGTACATCGTCGGGGAGATCAAGCGGTTCTTCCGGGACACCTCGTGGGCGGTGCACGTCCCGCGGCGGCTCCAGGAGGCGCGCGTCCAGCTGGCGCGGGCCACCGAGGAGCTGCGCAGCCGTCTGGGCCGCAACCCCACCACGCAGGAGCTGTCCGAGCTGATGAGCCTGCCGGAGGACGAGGTCGTCGAGGCCCGCCTGGCGGCCAACGGCTACAACTCCGCCTCCCTGGACGCCGCCATCAACGGCAGCGAGGACGGCGAGTCGGCGCTCGCGGACTTCATCGGCACCGACGACGCCGCTCTGGCGCTCGTGGACGACTTCCACGCCCTCGCCCCGATGATCGCCCAGCTGGACGAGCGCGACCGGCAGATCATCCACTGGCGGTTCGTCGAGGAGCTCACCCAGAAGGACATCGGCGAGCGGCTCGGCGTCTCGCAGATGCACGTGTCCCGGCTGATCTCGCGTCTGCTGGGCCGCCTGCGGGAGGGCATGCTCAGCACGACCTGA
- a CDS encoding flavodoxin family protein translates to MRALVINCTLKPSPAPSNTEALASTVIAALKGHGAEVDVVRAVDLNLRPGVETDMGDGDDWPQVHEKLLASQILIIGSPTWLGRPSSVAQRVLERMDAMLSETDDEDRPVAYNRVAGVLVTGNEDGAHHVISEISGGLADIGYTIPGQAWTYWHLGPGPGPDFLDDERGHDWALSTGRAMASNLVHAARALAALPVPAPPS, encoded by the coding sequence ATGCGCGCACTCGTCATCAACTGCACCCTGAAGCCCTCCCCCGCGCCGTCCAACACCGAGGCCCTCGCCTCCACGGTCATCGCGGCCCTGAAGGGCCACGGAGCCGAGGTGGACGTCGTCCGGGCCGTCGACCTGAACCTGAGACCGGGCGTCGAGACCGACATGGGCGACGGCGACGACTGGCCCCAGGTGCACGAGAAGCTCCTGGCCTCCCAGATCCTGATCATCGGGTCGCCCACCTGGCTCGGCCGTCCGTCCTCCGTGGCCCAGCGGGTCCTCGAACGGATGGACGCCATGCTGAGCGAGACCGACGACGAGGACCGCCCCGTCGCCTACAACCGCGTCGCCGGCGTCCTGGTGACCGGCAACGAGGACGGCGCGCACCACGTCATCAGCGAGATCAGCGGCGGACTCGCGGACATCGGCTACACCATCCCGGGACAGGCCTGGACCTACTGGCACCTCGGTCCCGGGCCCGGACCCGACTTCCTCGACGACGAGCGCGGCCACGACTGGGCGCTCTCCACCGGCCGGGCGATGGCGTCCAACCTCGTGCACGCCGCGCGCGCCCTCGCCGCGCTGCCCGTGCCCGCCCCGCCGTCCTGA
- a CDS encoding mycothiol-dependent nitroreductase Rv2466c family protein: MTAPPRTEVLNQGREVPERYRQGMIDGWACVRVCVAAQHRYGNAVPRPLYDAMGRLIHHGKAGLGHDMIRAAPEEAGLSAGLMEAADDTSWDEPLRAEHRAGIEPVGSEAGTP; encoded by the coding sequence ATGACCGCTCCACCGCGCACCGAGGTCCTCAACCAGGGTCGCGAGGTCCCGGAGAGGTACCGCCAGGGCATGATCGACGGCTGGGCCTGCGTACGCGTGTGCGTTGCGGCACAGCACCGGTACGGCAACGCGGTGCCCCGTCCCCTCTACGACGCCATGGGCCGCCTGATCCACCACGGGAAGGCCGGGCTCGGGCACGACATGATCCGCGCCGCCCCGGAGGAGGCGGGCCTGTCCGCCGGCCTGATGGAGGCCGCGGACGACACCTCCTGGGACGAGCCGCTGCGGGCCGAGCACCGCGCGGGGATCGAGCCGGTCGGTTCCGAGGCCGGCACTCCGTGA
- a CDS encoding class I SAM-dependent methyltransferase: MADECFRHPRLAAVYDALDTDRGDLDAYLRVAGEFGARRVLDIGCGTGVFALLLADRGIEVVGLDPAAASLDVARGKPGAARVRWIEGDAASLPPLRADLATMTANVAQAITGPRAWQGTLQGAYEALRPGGHLVFETRDPARRAWEEWDREHTHRVVEIPGAGAVESWCDLLDVSGPLVTFRWTYVFTADGEVLTSDSTLRFRDRAEVEADLTGRGFEVREVRDAPDRRGRELVFLARRA, translated from the coding sequence ATGGCTGACGAGTGCTTCCGGCATCCGCGGCTCGCCGCCGTCTACGACGCGCTGGACACCGATCGCGGCGACCTGGACGCGTACCTGCGCGTGGCCGGCGAGTTCGGCGCCCGGCGCGTGCTGGACATCGGCTGCGGTACGGGGGTGTTCGCCCTGCTGCTGGCCGACCGGGGGATCGAGGTGGTCGGCCTGGACCCCGCCGCGGCCTCCCTCGACGTGGCCCGGGGGAAGCCGGGCGCCGCCCGGGTGCGCTGGATCGAGGGGGACGCGGCCTCGCTGCCCCCGCTGCGGGCGGACCTGGCGACCATGACGGCGAACGTCGCCCAGGCGATCACCGGGCCACGGGCGTGGCAGGGGACACTCCAGGGGGCGTACGAGGCCCTGCGGCCCGGCGGGCACCTGGTGTTCGAGACACGGGACCCGGCCCGGCGCGCCTGGGAGGAGTGGGACCGCGAGCACACGCACCGGGTCGTGGAGATCCCCGGCGCGGGTGCGGTGGAGAGCTGGTGCGACTTGTTGGACGTGAGCGGCCCGCTGGTCACCTTCCGCTGGACCTACGTCTTCACCGCGGACGGCGAAGTGCTGACCTCCGACTCGACGTTGCGCTTCCGCGACCGGGCTGAGGTGGAGGCCGACCTGACCGGTCGGGGCTTCGAGGTCCGGGAGGTGCGCGACGCCCCCGACCGCCGGGGCCGCGAACTCGTCTTCCTGGCACGACGCGCGTAG
- the ku gene encoding non-homologous end joining protein Ku, giving the protein MARAIWTGVITFGLVSVPVGLFTATEDHTVHFHQLQRGTSDRIRNRRVNQRTGDEVDAADIVKGFEVSDGEYVVVEPGELDEIAPGRSRTLEITDFVDLDRIEPVYFGRTYYVAPRGEEYLKVYELLRTALAETGKAGVATFVMRNRQYLTALRAEDRVLLLQTLHWADEVRDPVEELPELPTGRVGRGKELDMALRLVDALSGPWDPARYRDTYQEKVRELVRAKAEGEEIAVAEEAPRATDVVDLMDVLRGSLEQARGAGGKRPSAPRKKAAAPSRGARPKRSELRELSKAELYQRATEQDIAGRSKMSRGQLVDALTGAGGRRKKKSAA; this is encoded by the coding sequence ATGGCACGGGCGATCTGGACCGGTGTGATCACGTTCGGGCTGGTCTCCGTGCCCGTCGGCCTCTTCACCGCGACCGAGGACCACACGGTCCACTTCCACCAGCTGCAGCGCGGCACCTCGGACCGGATCCGCAACCGGCGGGTCAACCAGCGCACCGGCGACGAGGTCGACGCCGCCGACATCGTCAAGGGATTCGAGGTGAGTGACGGCGAGTACGTCGTCGTGGAGCCCGGCGAACTCGACGAGATCGCGCCGGGCCGCTCCCGCACCCTGGAGATCACCGACTTCGTCGACCTGGACCGGATCGAGCCGGTGTACTTCGGCCGCACCTACTACGTCGCCCCGCGCGGTGAGGAGTACCTCAAGGTCTACGAGTTGCTGCGCACCGCCCTCGCCGAGACGGGCAAGGCCGGCGTCGCCACCTTCGTGATGCGCAACCGGCAGTACCTCACCGCGCTCCGGGCCGAGGACCGGGTCCTGCTGCTCCAGACGCTGCACTGGGCCGACGAGGTCCGCGACCCGGTCGAGGAACTGCCGGAGCTGCCGACGGGCCGCGTGGGCCGCGGCAAGGAACTGGACATGGCGCTGCGGCTGGTCGACGCCCTCAGCGGCCCCTGGGACCCGGCCCGCTACCGCGACACGTACCAGGAGAAGGTCCGCGAGCTGGTCCGGGCCAAGGCCGAGGGCGAGGAGATCGCCGTCGCGGAGGAGGCACCGCGGGCCACCGACGTCGTCGACCTGATGGACGTACTGCGGGGCAGCCTGGAACAGGCGCGGGGCGCGGGCGGCAAGCGGCCGTCCGCACCGCGGAAGAAGGCCGCCGCCCCCTCTCGCGGGGCCCGGCCCAAGCGGTCCGAACTGCGGGAGCTGAGCAAGGCCGAGCTGTACCAGCGGGCCACCGAACAGGACATCGCCGGACGCTCGAAGATGAGCCGCGGCCAGCTCGTCGACGCGCTCACCGGAGCCGGCGGCCGCCGCAAGAAGAAGAGCGCCGCCTGA
- a CDS encoding Dps family protein — MTHDLTPKYTVPGIEREAAGRLIGVLRLRLHALNDLHLTLKHVHWNVVGPHFIAVHEMIDPQVDQVRDMADDVAERIAALGGVAQGTPGALVSERKWDDYSIGRADAIAHLGALDLVYTGVVEGMRAAVEEAGKIDTATEDLLIGQLRDLEQFQWFVRAHLESAGGTLATGSAESEKEAAARGAEIG, encoded by the coding sequence ATGACGCACGACCTGACCCCGAAGTACACGGTCCCCGGCATCGAGCGCGAGGCCGCCGGACGGCTGATCGGTGTGCTGCGACTGCGCCTGCACGCCCTCAACGATCTGCACCTGACCCTCAAGCACGTGCACTGGAACGTCGTCGGGCCGCACTTCATCGCCGTGCACGAGATGATCGACCCGCAGGTCGACCAGGTACGTGACATGGCCGACGACGTCGCGGAGCGCATCGCCGCGCTCGGCGGTGTGGCACAGGGCACGCCCGGGGCCCTGGTGTCGGAGCGGAAGTGGGACGACTACTCCATCGGCCGGGCCGACGCGATCGCCCACCTCGGCGCGCTCGACCTGGTCTACACGGGCGTGGTGGAGGGCATGCGCGCGGCCGTCGAGGAGGCCGGCAAGATCGACACCGCCACGGAGGACCTCCTGATCGGCCAGCTCCGGGACCTGGAGCAGTTCCAGTGGTTCGTGCGGGCCCACCTGGAGAGCGCCGGAGGCACCCTGGCGACGGGCAGCGCGGAGTCCGAGAAGGAGGCGGCGGCCCGCGGCGCCGAGATCGGCTGA
- a CDS encoding MmyB family transcriptional regulator, producing the protein MHAPMFDSPTTDRHGRPDFARYHFPDDTSHDFFIDWDSGAAAAVALLRAEAGREPHDRPLRELIGELSTLSQDFRTLWAAHDVRIRHDGVKRLQHPDVGELELTYQSVDLPVSQRAVHDLSLYTAEPGGTSEGRLKLLAGLAATRTPTAKPTHQRR; encoded by the coding sequence TTGCACGCCCCGATGTTCGACAGCCCCACCACCGACAGACACGGCCGTCCCGACTTCGCCCGCTACCACTTCCCCGACGACACCTCCCACGACTTCTTCATCGACTGGGACTCGGGCGCCGCCGCCGCCGTCGCCCTGCTGCGCGCCGAGGCCGGGCGCGAACCGCACGACCGGCCCCTGCGTGAACTGATCGGCGAGCTGTCCACCCTCAGCCAGGACTTCCGCACCCTGTGGGCGGCGCACGATGTCCGCATCCGCCACGACGGCGTCAAGCGGCTCCAGCACCCCGACGTCGGCGAGCTGGAGCTGACCTACCAGTCCGTGGATCTGCCGGTGTCCCAGCGGGCCGTGCACGACCTGAGCCTCTACACCGCTGAACCGGGCGGCACCTCCGAAGGCCGCCTCAAGCTCCTCGCCGGTCTGGCGGCCACCCGCACCCCGACGGCAAAGCCCACCCACCAGCGACGCTGA
- a CDS encoding FAD binding domain-containing protein, with product MHLRLPTSVSEAQECLADGAVPVGGATLVWAAWQRDGFPELAMSLRELPEATVLEPEALGAAVLLHRIDERVPEVLRRAAGSVGTGAVRRAATVGGNLVGSTLRCLLPAALVLDARATVLGSDGSYETDLAEVVAKRHLLLGLRWRTPTASGYRKEPAAAGGPPPLVVATAVHTEGDGRPRLRVAVRDGYEVVGGSAACDGGADEAVDALEGTDLGGLPPAARDVMREQVAGILEPLAGR from the coding sequence ATGCACTTGCGTCTGCCCACGTCCGTGTCCGAGGCGCAGGAGTGCCTGGCGGACGGAGCGGTGCCCGTCGGCGGCGCCACGCTCGTGTGGGCCGCCTGGCAACGCGACGGCTTCCCCGAACTGGCCATGTCCCTGCGCGAGCTGCCGGAGGCGACCGTCCTCGAACCCGAGGCCCTGGGCGCGGCCGTACTGCTGCACCGCATCGACGAGCGGGTGCCGGAGGTGCTGCGCCGCGCGGCGGGCTCGGTGGGCACCGGAGCCGTGCGCCGCGCGGCGACGGTCGGCGGCAACCTCGTGGGCAGCACCCTGCGTTGCCTGCTGCCCGCGGCCCTCGTGCTGGACGCCCGCGCCACCGTGCTGGGCTCCGACGGCTCCTACGAGACCGACCTGGCCGAGGTGGTGGCCAAGCGCCACCTGCTGCTCGGTCTGCGCTGGCGCACCCCGACCGCCAGCGGCTACCGCAAGGAGCCCGCGGCGGCGGGCGGGCCGCCGCCGCTGGTCGTCGCCACGGCCGTGCACACCGAAGGCGACGGCCGGCCCCGGCTGCGGGTCGCCGTCCGGGACGGCTACGAGGTGGTCGGCGGCAGCGCCGCGTGCGACGGGGGCGCCGACGAGGCCGTCGACGCCCTGGAGGGTACGGATCTCGGCGGACTGCCGCCCGCTGCCCGCGACGTGATGCGCGAGCAGGTGGCCGGCATCCTGGAACCCCTCGCCGGCCGCTGA
- a CDS encoding LysR family transcriptional regulator gives MELQQMRYLIAVAETNSFTRAAQRCLVVQSALSHQIARLEKELGARLFERTSRRVRLTPAGAAFLPAARQCLDAAERAAAEVAAVVGEVRGRLAVGLIPTVAAVDVPNVLKDFHQRHPKARISLSVGASDELVERVRQGEIEVAFLGIPVTARPRGVMARELARERLVAVVSPDHPLAGETSVDLRRLSSEVFVDLPAKTAGRAQPDLAFTAAGLTRHVAFEVTNADYLARLVGAGLGVALLPPTYVAGLAGMATIEVTDAPARAEYVIWGREGLTPAAAAFLKLLGIEEEEHVRTSGARAVPRGMRGAARVSASEHDVSHENLHRGGPNGR, from the coding sequence ATGGAGCTTCAGCAGATGCGGTATTTGATCGCCGTGGCCGAGACGAACAGCTTCACGAGGGCTGCCCAGCGCTGCCTGGTGGTCCAGTCCGCGCTGAGCCACCAGATCGCGCGCCTGGAGAAGGAACTGGGTGCGCGACTCTTCGAACGCACCAGCCGCCGGGTCCGGTTGACCCCGGCGGGCGCTGCCTTCCTTCCCGCGGCCCGCCAGTGCCTGGACGCGGCGGAGCGGGCCGCCGCCGAAGTCGCGGCGGTCGTCGGGGAGGTTCGCGGACGCCTCGCGGTGGGGCTGATCCCCACCGTCGCCGCCGTGGATGTTCCGAACGTCCTCAAGGACTTCCACCAGCGCCATCCGAAGGCTCGGATCAGTCTCAGTGTGGGAGCGAGCGACGAGCTCGTCGAACGGGTCAGGCAGGGCGAGATCGAGGTGGCCTTCCTCGGCATCCCGGTCACGGCCCGCCCCCGGGGTGTCATGGCCCGGGAGCTGGCCCGGGAGCGGCTGGTCGCCGTGGTCTCCCCGGACCATCCGCTCGCCGGTGAGACCTCGGTCGACCTGCGCCGGCTGTCCTCGGAGGTGTTCGTGGACCTTCCGGCGAAGACCGCCGGCCGGGCGCAGCCCGATCTGGCCTTCACCGCCGCCGGCCTCACCCGCCATGTCGCCTTCGAGGTGACCAACGCGGACTACCTGGCCCGTTTGGTCGGCGCGGGCCTCGGCGTGGCCCTGCTCCCGCCGACGTACGTGGCGGGCCTGGCCGGGATGGCCACGATCGAGGTCACGGACGCACCGGCCCGCGCCGAGTACGTGATCTGGGGCCGGGAGGGCCTCACCCCGGCTGCCGCGGCCTTCCTGAAGCTGCTGGGCATCGAGGAGGAGGAACACGTACGGACGAGCGGTGCGCGCGCCGTCCCGAGGGGCATGCGGGGTGCCGCGCGCGTCAGCGCGTCGGAACACGACGTGAGTCACGAGAACCTCCACCGGGGCGGCCCGAACGGCCGGTAG